A stretch of DNA from Clostridia bacterium:
GGTTGAGAAGGGCATCTCTACCTCGGTAGCGTCGTACGCGCCTTCCTCGGTGCGGTACAAAACGCTCGCTACGGCCAATCCTTCCACCGTGATTTGCCCGTCGCCCGCTATCAGGTTGGCGACGTTGACGGTGCTCGCCGTGGCGGCGATAGCGCTTGCCGATACGGGCAGGTCGTCGCCCACCTTGGCGGTGATGCGCTCGGTGCGTGATAGTTGCCCCGCGAAGCGGCGGCATACGAAACTGTCGCGGCGCACGACGAGGTCGCAGTCGGCCACGTAGGCGTCCGCCACCAGGACGTAATCGTTGCGGTTGACGCGGTAGCCCCTTGCCGCCAGCACCATTTCTATGCGCAAGACGTTGTCGTCGTCCTCGCCCGTCAGCACCAATTTGGCCTGCTTGGTCGCGAGGGTAATATCCACCTCGCCCTCCACGTCCAACTGTTCGGCGAAGTCGAACGCGATCTCCTTTTCGCGCACCTCGCCTTGGGTTTTGTACACCACGACGGCGGCCACTTTTCCCTCGACCGTGGTACTGTCTACCCCCATACGTGTGGCGGTATGCAGTGCCTTGGCGTCAAAATAGAGCACGCGATCCACGCCCGTGCCCACCTCGACTTCTTCCACCAATTCAAAGGTGCTGTCGGGGATGGCGGTGAGGGTGACGGTGGAGATTTCTTCTTCCAGACACTCGCCCTCTACGGCCGCTACGGCGTCCGCTTCGTGCGATACGACGGCCAATACGTTGATCTCGCACACGGCTTCGAGTTGGATCCTGTCGGCCGAAAGGGTGTAGTCCGCGTCCAACACGCCCGCCGTGGCCGAGGCTTCGCCCACCGCGATGGCTTCGTCCTCTACGTCCATATCGAAATCGGCGAAATAGTCCAATCCGCAGGTCTTGCCCTCGCCGTCCAGATAGAGGATCTTGTAGGTCACCTTGCCCGCCGCTTGCGCTTTGCCCTCGACGGTTTCGACCGAGGTGACTGTGGCGCCCACGTTGACCGTGAGCAGTTTCGTGGCGCCGCCTCTATCCTTGAGGTCTATCTCGGTGCGGACGACGGTTTGGCCCTTGGCCACCCATTGCATACAATCGTTACGAATGTTTTGATAATTGATTTCCATATCCTTGCCTCCCTAAGTTTTCGCCATACTATATGCGGCGGGGGCAAGTTATAGAACAAAAAAACGCGGCGAAAGTCAAATCGCCCGCGTTTCCGGTTTGCCGAAGAAAAACGGCAACGCTACTTCTTTACCTGAAAGAGGCGGTCTTTGAGCATATATTGGTTGTAGACGGTGGGATCGTCGGAGACGACTTTGCGTTCGCGCTGGGGTTTGGCGGGAATGCCCGCGACCAGGGTGTAGGGCGGCACGTCCTTGGTGACGACCGCCGAGGTGGCCACCATCGCGCCCGTGCCGACAGTCACGCCGGGCAATACGGTGCAGTTGGTGAATAGTTTGGCGTAGGCGCCGATATGCACGGGGGCGTAGGTGCGCACCATGTGGTCCACCTCGCTGTGGTTGTGCGAAAAGATCTTGACGTACTCGGTGAGCATGGCGAAGTCATCCATCGTTACGCCGCCCTTACTGTCCACGTACACGCCCGCGTTCCAACTGACGTTGTCGCCCAATTCGATTTGATTGCCGAAGTTGAAGCGGCACCCTTCCGCGCACACGAAGCCCTCGCCACACCGCTTGAAAAGGCGCTTCGCTATCATTTGACGGAAAGGAATGGCAAAGGCGCAGTTGATACCCCAAGGTGTTCTATCCAACAGTTCCCACACCACGTGCAGGCGGTGTTGCTCGGGGGTGTAGGGGTGCTCGTCGTAGAGGGGCATATAATCCGTCCACAAGCGCATACCGTCGAGGGTTTCCTCGTCCGTCGTCAGCCCCAATTCGGCCAAAACGGCCACGGCCTTGGCGGCGGTCATCTCCCCCTCGAAGAGGGCTTGCATCGTTTCCAATTTGATTTGTACTTTGTCCATATCGTTCTCCGTTTAGTTGAACTTTAACTATTTTCGCGCAGTTTGGTTTTAATACGAAAGGCGTTTATTGCAGTTTGCGGATAAATACGGGGATGGGCGGATCGCCCTTCCAGTTGTGGAAGCGCGCCACGACCACTTGGTAGCGGCTGTCGTCCAAGGTCGCGAGGAAGGGCAACAGGCTATCCCGCTCCTCGTAGCCCGAGTCGCCGCCGTAATATATGCCTATGGTCATCAATCCCCCTATACGTAGTAGGGAAAGTCCTGCCAAAACGGCCGCTTTGGTGCTGTCGAAATGAGTAAAGACCATGTGGTCGCCCTTGGGCAAATAGCCCAAATTGAACATAATGCAGTCGACGCTGTCCTTGGGGCGATAGGCCGCCATATCGGCGTGACTCGACAGGACCACCTCGGCCTCGAGTCCTTTCTCGGCGAGCAGTCGGCGGGTGCTTTCTACCGCCTCTTGCTGGACGTCCATCGCCAGCACGTCGCCCGAACTGCCCACGAGTCCGCACAAAAAGGCCGTGTCGTAGCCGCGCCCCGCGGTGGCGTCTATGCAACGGTCGCCCGCTTTGACGTGGGCGGACACTACGTCGTGAATGAGTTGAAGGGGAGAGATAGCGTTCATATCGTTTTGATGATTTGCCAAGCGGCAACGAGGTCGTCCAATCGCCATCGGGCGTTGGCGGGGGAGGTGGAGGGTAGCAAGGTCGCTTTGTCTACGTATTGCGGGAAGTGGCGCACGAACAGGTCGTAGGCCGTCCGTCCGTTGAGGAAGACTCGGCGTATAGGCGCGCCCTCTACGAGCGCCTTGAGGTCGGTGGGGCGCACTTCGCGTATGGTGGCGTCGGCGGAGCCCACGATGGCGCACCGCTCCACTACGTCGTACAACGCGACGTGACGCACGAGGAGCAGCCGCGCTTTTTCGTCCTTGTCCGCGCCCACGAAGTCGGCGTCGAACAAAGCGGACATCACCCGCCAAAAGCGATTTTGGGGATGCATATAGTAGAAGCCGTTTTCTTTGGACTTCACCGAGGGGTGCGAGCCGAGGATGAGCACGGTACAGCGCTCGTCCCACACAGGGCGAAAGGGCATCTGCGACGTGGCGCCGCCTATCTCGTCATGGTGTACGTTCCTTGCCATACGGGCTCCTTGGCGCGGGTGTTGTAGGCGGTCATACGCACCACGCCGTCGTGGAACTCGACCACGCTGTAGGTCAGGCTATGGCCGATAAGTCCCGCCGAAATGCCGCCGCACCGCAGTACGGGCACGTCCACGCCGTCCACGCCGTTTTGGAAGAAGTTGAGGTCGTGTTTGTGCCCGGACAGTTGGAAGTCGGCGCTCATCGCTTGCAGGCAATGGTTGTAGCGCACGACTTGCGCCTCTGCCTGTGCGTTCTTGACGCCCTCCGCCACCGAGGCGTAGTCCCACACGTGCACCAACACCACGTCGTAGCCGGCGGACGCCGTTTGTCCGGCGAGCCAATCCAACTGCTCTTCGCGGTAGGGGATATAGCGCCCCACGCCCGCGTATTTTTCTTCCTCGAGGTCCACGTTGCAACTGCCCGAATCCAGCACCGTGAAGGTGTAGTCACCGTAGGTGGTGCGGTAGTAGAGGCTGTCGAAGCCCAACAGGTAGGCGAGGTCCGCGCCCATCTCGCAATGCGTGTCGTGATTGCCCTTGGCGTAGAGAACGGGCACTTCGCCGTGCGAGAGATACCACGCGGGGTAGAGCAAAAAGTCGGATATGTCCAACTCCTGGTGCACGAAGTCCGAGAAGTCGCCGAGCATCACCACCACGTTGTAGTCGTCCTGCCGTACCGATTGGAATTTGGTGCGGCTGAGGCAATGGTTGTCCGTCACGACGGCCATCTTCACGTCCCCCGTGGGGCGTCCCTTGAAGGTGCGTGCGGCCGTAATGGTCTTGCCTCGCTTGGCGAAATAGGGGGCGTTGTCGCAAAAACGCGTGGCGTGCACGGTGTAGGTGTTGCCGTCGAGGTGCTCGTAGGGCACGTTGGCGTGGTGTATGGTGCGGGCGGAATACAGCCTGCCGTAACTGGCGTCGTCCACCTCGTACTCTACGCCTGCGTAGGTGTAGGTGACGTAGCCCGAGGAGATGGTGGACGTACTCCACACGATACTGTAATCCTTGCCCGTGTCGAAGACGATGGGCTCGCTGACGAACGTGAAGGGTTCGATATTCCAAAACTCGGCGGCCACCAATAGCAGTCCGCAGAGGGCGTATACCGTCACGATGATGGCGATGCGGATCTTGTCGGTAAGGTGCGGTATGACGAAAGCGAGCGACAACGCCGCGCCGAAGCCCAAAAGGAAGGGCGCTTCTTTGTCGAAATAGAACCGCGCCATAGGTATGGACGAGGATAGCAAGATGAGTATAATGACGTTGGCAAGGGTGCACAGCGCCGTGGCGATGGCAAAGGCAAAGTACAGCCCCACCACGACCTTATGCTCGGTAAAGGCGCGACAGATGCCCAAGTTGCGCACGAACAGCAGGGACAAAACGCACACGGCCGCGACGATTTGGAAGATGCGTAGGCCGTAGTCTATCCCCCACACGGCGGTGGCGAAACTCGGGTGAAAGTCGGTGGATAGATAAAACAAAAACGGATTGAAAAACGCCATCAACCCGATAGCCAACGCCACGGGACGGCGATAGACGAAGCGCTTGATACTCTCCATATTTCTTACTCCTTGGTGGATATAATCAATTATATCACTTCGGCGTGCAAATTGCAAGATACCCCGCCGCATTTTCTTTCGCGTTGCTGTCGAGGGGCGTGATGGGGCTATGGTAACAAAAACCCCGCCACGCGGCGGGGTTTTCGATACCAAATAGGCATTATTTGCTACGGCCGAACTCTTTGTTTTTGGCCTTAATGAGGTCTTTGACGCGCTTGGACGGAATGCGCTTGGCGCGCCACGTCCAGTTGCCGTAGGGAATGGACGGGGTGTTCATACGCCCCTCATCGTTGGTGAGGCCCAACCAATCCTGCAAGGGAATGACGGCCAGATTGGCGCGGGAAGCCAAAGCCATATCGATGAGGGCTTGGGTGCGCGTGCAATGATGGGTGGGACACTCGCGCTTGAAGCGCGCCAGCACTTCGCCCTCCAGATTGCGGCAGAAGGTGCGCGTGCAGTCGCTGTCGTGCGAACCCGTGTAGACCACGCAGTTGTCGGTGGTGTATGTGCGGGGCAGGTACTCGGCGTCCTCGTCAAAGAAGGCGAATTGCAATATCTTCATGCCGGGGTAGCCGCAGAAATCCAACAGGTCGCGCACTTCGGGGGTGATGAAGCCCAAATCCTCGGCGATGATGCGCGTATCGGGCAACTTCTCCTTGATGGTGGCGAAGAGTTCCTTGCCGGGGCAGTATTCCCAATGCCCTCTACGGGCGTTTTCGTCCCCGAAAGGAATGCTGTAGTAGCCCGCGAAACCGCGGAAGTGGTCGATGCGCAAAATGTCGTAGAGGCGCATATTGTTGCCTATTCGCTTTACCCACCAATCGAAGCCATGGCTACGCATAACTTCCCAATTATAGATGGGGTTGCCCCACAGTTGACCGTCGGGGGAGAACCCGTCGGGCGGACAGCCCGCCACCACGGTAGGATTGAGCCTTTCGTCCAAGAGAAACAGGGAGGGATTGCGCCACACGTCCACGCTGTCGTAGGCCACGTAGATGGGCATATCGCCGATGATCTGCACGCCTTTTCGGTGGGCGTAGGCCTGCACCTTGTGCCATTGACGGAAGAAGGTGTATTGCACCCAACGCCAAAAACCCATCTCGCGGCGGAAGTCGTCCGCGTGTCGCTTGGCGCTGTCGTAATACTTGTATTCGTCCTCCCACGAGGACCAGGGGCGATACTCGTGCGCCACTTTGAGCGCCATAAACAGAGCGTAGTCCTCCACCCATTCGTTCTCGCGGCAGAAGCGGGTGTACCACGCCTCGCCTTTGAAGCGGGCGTACGCCTTGCGCAAAAGGTCGAACCGCGTATAGAAGAGCCAACCGTAATCCACTTTGCCTTGCGGACAACGGGCCGACTGCGCCTCGCTCGCCGTGAGAAGCCCCTCGGCCACCAACTCGTCAAGGTCGATGAAATAGGGGTTGCCCGCGTCGGCGGCGGGAGATTGATAGGGACTGTCGCCATAGGCGGTGGGATTGAGGGGCAAGACCTGCCAGCAGGTGGTTTTGGTGGAGGCCAAAAAGTCAATCCACCGATAGCAAGGACGGCCGAACGTACCGATGCCGTAGGGAGAGGGAAGAGAGCTGACGGCCATCAGGATGCCGCTTTTTTTTGTAAAACCAAAATTATCCATAAGACACCTCGCTATCATTGTAAAATGGAAAAAAGAGCGTGTCAAGCGGAAAAGAAATATTTGTCGATAAACCGTATGCTTCCTATGCAAAGAAGAGCGCATTATATTGACAACATCGCGCTTGCAATCTATAATTATAATATGAAATATGGGCTAATCGCCCGCTTTGGAGGTATACTATGGGATTAATCAGAGCAATCGCGTCTTCTATCGGCGGCAAATTTGCGGATAGCTGGCTGGAAGTATTGGAAGCGGACAATATGGACGACAATACCGTATTCACCAAAGGAGTGTTGGTGCGCAAGGATTCCAGGCGCAACAACAACCGCAAAGGTGAATCGGATATCATCAACAACGGCTCCATCATCCACGTCTACGACAATCAATGCGTGCTGTTGGTGGACGGCGGCAAGATCATCGACTACTGCGCCGAGCCCGGCTACTACAAGGTGGACAACACCGCGTCGCCCTCGCTGTTCAACGGCGAATTGTGGGAGTCCGTTAAGGAGACCTTCCGCCGTATCAAGTTCAGCGGTGTGCCTTCTGCTTCGCAAAAAGCGTTCTTCATCAACTTGCAAGAGATCAAGGGCATCAAATTCGGCACGCCCAACGCGGTCAACTACTACGACAGTTTTTACAATGCCGAGTTGTTCCTCCGTGCGCACGGCACGTATAGCATCAAAATCGTGGATCCGTTGAAGTTCTACGCCGAGGCCATTCCCCGCAACGCGTCGAGAGTGCAAATTCAAGACATCAACGAGCAATATCAAAGCGAGTTCCTCGAGGGCTTGCAGACCTCCATGAACCAAATGAGCGCGGCGGGCATCCGCATCAGTTTCGTCACCTCGAGAGCGGCGGATTTGTCCCGCTATATGGCGGACGCTCTGGACGACAGCTGGCGCGACAAACGCGGTATGGAAATCTTGGCCGTCGGTTTGGCGAGCATCAGTTACGACGAGAAGAGCAAAGAGCTCCTCAATATGCGCAACCAAGGCGCTATGCTCGGCGATCCCAACGTGCGCGCCGGCTACGTGGCCGGTTCGGTCGCGCGCGGTATGGAAGCGGCCGGTTCCAACTCGGCCGGCAGTATGAACGGCTTTATGGGCGTCGGCATCGGCGCGTCTATGGCGGGCATGGCCGGTATGATGGGCGGCGCGGTAGGCGGCGCTATGGGTACCGCCGCACCTGCGGCACCCGCGGCGGGCGCGGCCCCTGCGGCAGGCAGCGGCGCGACGGCGGCTCCTGCGGCGGGCACTTGGAC
This window harbors:
- the malQ gene encoding 4-alpha-glucanotransferase encodes the protein MDNFGFTKKSGILMAVSSLPSPYGIGTFGRPCYRWIDFLASTKTTCWQVLPLNPTAYGDSPYQSPAADAGNPYFIDLDELVAEGLLTASEAQSARCPQGKVDYGWLFYTRFDLLRKAYARFKGEAWYTRFCRENEWVEDYALFMALKVAHEYRPWSSWEDEYKYYDSAKRHADDFRREMGFWRWVQYTFFRQWHKVQAYAHRKGVQIIGDMPIYVAYDSVDVWRNPSLFLLDERLNPTVVAGCPPDGFSPDGQLWGNPIYNWEVMRSHGFDWWVKRIGNNMRLYDILRIDHFRGFAGYYSIPFGDENARRGHWEYCPGKELFATIKEKLPDTRIIAEDLGFITPEVRDLLDFCGYPGMKILQFAFFDEDAEYLPRTYTTDNCVVYTGSHDSDCTRTFCRNLEGEVLARFKRECPTHHCTRTQALIDMALASRANLAVIPLQDWLGLTNDEGRMNTPSIPYGNWTWRAKRIPSKRVKDLIKAKNKEFGRSK
- a CDS encoding acyltransferase, with the protein product MDKVQIKLETMQALFEGEMTAAKAVAVLAELGLTTDEETLDGMRLWTDYMPLYDEHPYTPEQHRLHVVWELLDRTPWGINCAFAIPFRQMIAKRLFKRCGEGFVCAEGCRFNFGNQIELGDNVSWNAGVYVDSKGGVTMDDFAMLTEYVKIFSHNHSEVDHMVRTYAPVHIGAYAKLFTNCTVLPGVTVGTGAMVATSAVVTKDVPPYTLVAGIPAKPQRERKVVSDDPTVYNQYMLKDRLFQVKK
- a CDS encoding class I SAM-dependent methyltransferase, whose amino-acid sequence is MNAISPLQLIHDVVSAHVKAGDRCIDATAGRGYDTAFLCGLVGSSGDVLAMDVQQEAVESTRRLLAEKGLEAEVVLSSHADMAAYRPKDSVDCIMFNLGYLPKGDHMVFTHFDSTKAAVLAGLSLLRIGGLMTIGIYYGGDSGYEERDSLLPFLATLDDSRYQVVVARFHNWKGDPPIPVFIRKLQ
- a CDS encoding SPFH domain-containing protein, whose protein sequence is MGLIRAIASSIGGKFADSWLEVLEADNMDDNTVFTKGVLVRKDSRRNNNRKGESDIINNGSIIHVYDNQCVLLVDGGKIIDYCAEPGYYKVDNTASPSLFNGELWESVKETFRRIKFSGVPSASQKAFFINLQEIKGIKFGTPNAVNYYDSFYNAELFLRAHGTYSIKIVDPLKFYAEAIPRNASRVQIQDINEQYQSEFLEGLQTSMNQMSAAGIRISFVTSRAADLSRYMADALDDSWRDKRGMEILAVGLASISYDEKSKELLNMRNQGAMLGDPNVRAGYVAGSVARGMEAAGSNSAGSMNGFMGVGIGASMAGMAGMMGGAVGGAMGTAAPAAPAAGAAPAAGSGATAAPAAGTWTCACGAVNSGKFCSACGKPKPSGWFCPNCGRSNDSSMNFCPDCGTRKP
- a CDS encoding metallophosphoesterase, which translates into the protein MESIKRFVYRRPVALAIGLMAFFNPFLFYLSTDFHPSFATAVWGIDYGLRIFQIVAAVCVLSLLFVRNLGICRAFTEHKVVVGLYFAFAIATALCTLANVIILILLSSSIPMARFYFDKEAPFLLGFGAALSLAFVIPHLTDKIRIAIIVTVYALCGLLLVAAEFWNIEPFTFVSEPIVFDTGKDYSIVWSTSTISSGYVTYTYAGVEYEVDDASYGRLYSARTIHHANVPYEHLDGNTYTVHATRFCDNAPYFAKRGKTITAARTFKGRPTGDVKMAVVTDNHCLSRTKFQSVRQDDYNVVVMLGDFSDFVHQELDISDFLLYPAWYLSHGEVPVLYAKGNHDTHCEMGADLAYLLGFDSLYYRTTYGDYTFTVLDSGSCNVDLEEEKYAGVGRYIPYREEQLDWLAGQTASAGYDVVLVHVWDYASVAEGVKNAQAEAQVVRYNHCLQAMSADFQLSGHKHDLNFFQNGVDGVDVPVLRCGGISAGLIGHSLTYSVVEFHDGVVRMTAYNTRAKEPVWQGTYTMTR
- a CDS encoding DUF3794 domain-containing protein → MEINYQNIRNDCMQWVAKGQTVVRTEIDLKDRGGATKLLTVNVGATVTSVETVEGKAQAAGKVTYKILYLDGEGKTCGLDYFADFDMDVEDEAIAVGEASATAGVLDADYTLSADRIQLEAVCEINVLAVVSHEADAVAAVEGECLEEEISTVTLTAIPDSTFELVEEVEVGTGVDRVLYFDAKALHTATRMGVDSTTVEGKVAAVVVYKTQGEVREKEIAFDFAEQLDVEGEVDITLATKQAKLVLTGEDDDNVLRIEMVLAARGYRVNRNDYVLVADAYVADCDLVVRRDSFVCRRFAGQLSRTERITAKVGDDLPVSASAIAATASTVNVANLIAGDGQITVEGLAVASVLYRTEEGAYDATEVEMPFSTAFASEGVSENCLLSGEAIALDVSAVGGTVEMTLLFSVKCYRPTLVRYTTAIEATERTNTDAVMSVYFAAPDESVWDVARAVHVAPSELLRQNPALAEPQEDGQLRRVVVFRHRDLD
- a CDS encoding DNA-deoxyinosine glycosylase; amino-acid sequence: MPFRPVWDERCTVLILGSHPSVKSKENGFYYMHPQNRFWRVMSALFDADFVGADKDEKARLLLVRHVALYDVVERCAIVGSADATIREVRPTDLKALVEGAPIRRVFLNGRTAYDLFVRHFPQYVDKATLLPSTSPANARWRLDDLVAAWQIIKTI